In a single window of the Drosophila miranda strain MSH22 chromosome XL, D.miranda_PacBio2.1, whole genome shotgun sequence genome:
- the LOC108161678 gene encoding cytosolic purine 5'-nucleotidase isoform X1 produces MATSGSWVTGSSAMNNRNSNSNSNSHSHSYSRHLEYSFCSLSGCCCCCCERSWHAAKTVGDSGLRQQDDQQKQQHATDVTGSGTAKTADTDTDTETALLAATKATKAAAAAVSGMQQQPLNAVFVNRSLHLENIKYYGFDMDYTLAEYKSPQYEQLGFNLVKERLVSMGYPKEILQFEYDPTFPVRGLWFDTLYGNLLKVDAYGNILVCVHGFEFIKHHQVYELYPNKFLKLDESRVYVLNTLFNLPETYLLACLTDFFNNSNEFVRVERGIKAGDFLFTYKSIFQDVRRAVDWVHSDGDLKRRTTQNMAHYVKKDERLPTVLSRIRESGAKLFMLTNSDYTYTNEIMSYLFDFPHGATPEEPHRDWKSYFDVIVVDARKPLFFDEGTVLRQVDTKTGGLKIGTHIGPLQPGQVYSGGSCELFTKFINAKGKDVLYVGDHIFGDILKSKKIRGWRTFLIVPELVRELHVWTDECQLFAELQNLDIKLGDLYRDLDSSAKEKPDISQLRTCIRDVTHKMDMSYGMMGSLFRSGSRQTFFSSQVVRYADVYAATLLNLIYYPFSYMFRAPAMLLPHESTVAHDQAHQPPPSAPSIEEAPRCTSGNDMKDAIKDQVAKDAKDLHRASSIVHTRPSTPTVVTHTHDEDYSEEEEIPSGGESSSTDQQQQLRAVSDE; encoded by the exons GATCCTCCGCAATGAACAacaggaacagcaacagcaacagcaacagccacagccacagctacaGCCGTCATCTGGAGTACAGTTTCTGCAGCCTcagtggatgctgctgctgttgctgcgaAAGAAGTTGGCATGCAGCAAAAACAGTGGGAGACAGCGGCTTAAGGCAGCAGGATgaccagcagaagcagcagcatgCCACAGATGTCACTGGCAGTGGCACGGCCAAGACAGCTGACACCGACACTGACACGGAAACGGCCTTGTtagcagcaacaaaagcaacaaaagcagcagcagcagcagtaagtggcatgcaacagcagccacTGAATGC AGTATTCGTGAACAGATCCCTTCATCTGGAGAACATCAAGTACTATGGCTTTGACATGGACTACACACTGGCAG AGTACAAGTCTCCGCAGTACGAGCAGCTGGGCTTTAATCTGGTCAAAGAGCGCCTCGTGTCGATGGGGTATCCCAAGGAGATCCTGCAATTTGAGTACGATCCCACGTTCCCTGTGCGCGGTCTCTGGTTTGACACGCTCTATGGCAATCTGCTGAAGGTTGATGCCTACGGCAATATCTTGGTCTGTGTGCATGGCTTTGAATTCATAAAGCA CCACCAGGTATACGAGCTGTATCCCAATAAGTTTCTCAAACTGGACGAGTCGCGTGTCTATGTCCTGAACACACTCTTCAATCTGCCGGAGACCTATCTGCTCGCCTGTCTCACGGACTTTTTTAACAACAGCAACGAATTTGTGCG CGTGGAACGCGGCATCAAAGCTGGCGATTTCCTTTTCACGTACAAGTCCATTTTCCAGGACGTGCGTCGTGCCGTCGACTGGGTGCATTCCGATGGTGACCTCAAGCGTCGAACCACTCAG AACATGGCTCACTATGTGAAGAAAGACGAAAGGTTGCCAACGGTTCTCTCACGCATTCGGGAGTCCGGAGCAAAGCTCTTTATGCTCACGAACAGCGATTACACTTACACCAACGAGATCATGTCGTACCTGTTCGACTTCCCCCACGGGGCCACTCCGGAGGAACCGCACAGGGACTGGAAGAGCTACTTCGATGTGATCGTGGTAGATGCACGGAAGCCGCTCTTCTTCGACGAGGGCACCGTGCTGCGTCAGGTGGACACGAAGACGGGCGGACTAAAGATCGGCACACACATTGGGCCTCTACAACCAGGGCAGGTGTACTCAGGCGGATCATGCGAGCTGTTTACCAAGTTCATTAACGCCAAGGGCAAGGATGTGCTCTACGTAGGCGACCACATCTTCGGGGACATCCTCAAGTCGAAGAAGATCCGGGGCTGGCGCACCTTCCTCATCGTGCCGGAGCTAGTGCGGGAGCTTCACGTGTGGACGGACGAGTGCCAGCTGTTCGCGGAACTACAGAACCTCGACATCAAGCTTGGCGACCTCTACCGCGACCTCGACTCGAGTGCCAAGGAAAAGCCGGACATCTCTCAGCTGCGGACGTGCATACGGGACGTGACCCATAAGATGGACATGTCTTACGGAATGATGGGTTCGCTCTTCCGCTCCGGCTCCCGCCAGACCTTCTTTTCCAGTCAGGTGGTGCGGTACGCCGACGTATACGCCGCCACCCTGCTCAACCTCATCTATTACCCGTTCTCGTACATGTTCCGCGCTCCCGCCATGCTGCTGCCGCACGAGTCGACGGTGGCCCACGACCAGGCCCACCAGCCGCCGCCCTCGGCTCCATCCATCGAGGAGGCACCGCGCTGCACCTCCGGCAATGACATGAAGGACGCCATCAAGGATCAAGTCGCCAAGGATGCCAAGGATCTGCATCGTGCT AGCTCCATTGTCCACACACGCCCCTCGACGCCCACTGTGGTGACCCACACCCACGACGAGGACTACTCCGAAGAAGAGGAGATCCCCAGCGGCGGCGAATCATCGTCCacggaccagcagcagcagctacgcGCCGTCTCCGATGAATAG
- the LOC108161678 gene encoding cytosolic purine 5'-nucleotidase isoform X5, translating to MQGTSPEDAGPAAPFKAFAREYCDLPYQCDMSDSAPNTPGPSSALPKKYYRHAAHRVFVNRSLHLENIKYYGFDMDYTLAEYKSPQYEQLGFNLVKERLVSMGYPKEILQFEYDPTFPVRGLWFDTLYGNLLKVDAYGNILVCVHGFEFIKHHQVYELYPNKFLKLDESRVYVLNTLFNLPETYLLACLTDFFNNSNEFVRVERGIKAGDFLFTYKSIFQDVRRAVDWVHSDGDLKRRTTQNMAHYVKKDERLPTVLSRIRESGAKLFMLTNSDYTYTNEIMSYLFDFPHGATPEEPHRDWKSYFDVIVVDARKPLFFDEGTVLRQVDTKTGGLKIGTHIGPLQPGQVYSGGSCELFTKFINAKGKDVLYVGDHIFGDILKSKKIRGWRTFLIVPELVRELHVWTDECQLFAELQNLDIKLGDLYRDLDSSAKEKPDISQLRTCIRDVTHKMDMSYGMMGSLFRSGSRQTFFSSQVVRYADVYAATLLNLIYYPFSYMFRAPAMLLPHESTVAHDQAHQPPPSAPSIEEAPRCTSGNDMKDAIKDQVAKDAKDLHRASSIVHTRPSTPTVVTHTHDEDYSEEEEIPSGGESSSTDQQQQLRAVSDE from the exons AGTATTCGTGAACAGATCCCTTCATCTGGAGAACATCAAGTACTATGGCTTTGACATGGACTACACACTGGCAG AGTACAAGTCTCCGCAGTACGAGCAGCTGGGCTTTAATCTGGTCAAAGAGCGCCTCGTGTCGATGGGGTATCCCAAGGAGATCCTGCAATTTGAGTACGATCCCACGTTCCCTGTGCGCGGTCTCTGGTTTGACACGCTCTATGGCAATCTGCTGAAGGTTGATGCCTACGGCAATATCTTGGTCTGTGTGCATGGCTTTGAATTCATAAAGCA CCACCAGGTATACGAGCTGTATCCCAATAAGTTTCTCAAACTGGACGAGTCGCGTGTCTATGTCCTGAACACACTCTTCAATCTGCCGGAGACCTATCTGCTCGCCTGTCTCACGGACTTTTTTAACAACAGCAACGAATTTGTGCG CGTGGAACGCGGCATCAAAGCTGGCGATTTCCTTTTCACGTACAAGTCCATTTTCCAGGACGTGCGTCGTGCCGTCGACTGGGTGCATTCCGATGGTGACCTCAAGCGTCGAACCACTCAG AACATGGCTCACTATGTGAAGAAAGACGAAAGGTTGCCAACGGTTCTCTCACGCATTCGGGAGTCCGGAGCAAAGCTCTTTATGCTCACGAACAGCGATTACACTTACACCAACGAGATCATGTCGTACCTGTTCGACTTCCCCCACGGGGCCACTCCGGAGGAACCGCACAGGGACTGGAAGAGCTACTTCGATGTGATCGTGGTAGATGCACGGAAGCCGCTCTTCTTCGACGAGGGCACCGTGCTGCGTCAGGTGGACACGAAGACGGGCGGACTAAAGATCGGCACACACATTGGGCCTCTACAACCAGGGCAGGTGTACTCAGGCGGATCATGCGAGCTGTTTACCAAGTTCATTAACGCCAAGGGCAAGGATGTGCTCTACGTAGGCGACCACATCTTCGGGGACATCCTCAAGTCGAAGAAGATCCGGGGCTGGCGCACCTTCCTCATCGTGCCGGAGCTAGTGCGGGAGCTTCACGTGTGGACGGACGAGTGCCAGCTGTTCGCGGAACTACAGAACCTCGACATCAAGCTTGGCGACCTCTACCGCGACCTCGACTCGAGTGCCAAGGAAAAGCCGGACATCTCTCAGCTGCGGACGTGCATACGGGACGTGACCCATAAGATGGACATGTCTTACGGAATGATGGGTTCGCTCTTCCGCTCCGGCTCCCGCCAGACCTTCTTTTCCAGTCAGGTGGTGCGGTACGCCGACGTATACGCCGCCACCCTGCTCAACCTCATCTATTACCCGTTCTCGTACATGTTCCGCGCTCCCGCCATGCTGCTGCCGCACGAGTCGACGGTGGCCCACGACCAGGCCCACCAGCCGCCGCCCTCGGCTCCATCCATCGAGGAGGCACCGCGCTGCACCTCCGGCAATGACATGAAGGACGCCATCAAGGATCAAGTCGCCAAGGATGCCAAGGATCTGCATCGTGCT AGCTCCATTGTCCACACACGCCCCTCGACGCCCACTGTGGTGACCCACACCCACGACGAGGACTACTCCGAAGAAGAGGAGATCCCCAGCGGCGGCGAATCATCGTCCacggaccagcagcagcagctacgcGCCGTCTCCGATGAATAG
- the LOC108161678 gene encoding cytosolic purine 5'-nucleotidase isoform X6, with amino-acid sequence MSDSAPNTPGPSSALPKKYYRHAAHRVFVNRSLHLENIKYYGFDMDYTLAEYKSPQYEQLGFNLVKERLVSMGYPKEILQFEYDPTFPVRGLWFDTLYGNLLKVDAYGNILVCVHGFEFIKHHQVYELYPNKFLKLDESRVYVLNTLFNLPETYLLACLTDFFNNSNEFVRVERGIKAGDFLFTYKSIFQDVRRAVDWVHSDGDLKRRTTQNMAHYVKKDERLPTVLSRIRESGAKLFMLTNSDYTYTNEIMSYLFDFPHGATPEEPHRDWKSYFDVIVVDARKPLFFDEGTVLRQVDTKTGGLKIGTHIGPLQPGQVYSGGSCELFTKFINAKGKDVLYVGDHIFGDILKSKKIRGWRTFLIVPELVRELHVWTDECQLFAELQNLDIKLGDLYRDLDSSAKEKPDISQLRTCIRDVTHKMDMSYGMMGSLFRSGSRQTFFSSQVVRYADVYAATLLNLIYYPFSYMFRAPAMLLPHESTVAHDQAHQPPPSAPSIEEAPRCTSGNDMKDAIKDQVAKDAKDLHRASSIVHTRPSTPTVVTHTHDEDYSEEEEIPSGGESSSTDQQQQLRAVSDE; translated from the exons AGTATTCGTGAACAGATCCCTTCATCTGGAGAACATCAAGTACTATGGCTTTGACATGGACTACACACTGGCAG AGTACAAGTCTCCGCAGTACGAGCAGCTGGGCTTTAATCTGGTCAAAGAGCGCCTCGTGTCGATGGGGTATCCCAAGGAGATCCTGCAATTTGAGTACGATCCCACGTTCCCTGTGCGCGGTCTCTGGTTTGACACGCTCTATGGCAATCTGCTGAAGGTTGATGCCTACGGCAATATCTTGGTCTGTGTGCATGGCTTTGAATTCATAAAGCA CCACCAGGTATACGAGCTGTATCCCAATAAGTTTCTCAAACTGGACGAGTCGCGTGTCTATGTCCTGAACACACTCTTCAATCTGCCGGAGACCTATCTGCTCGCCTGTCTCACGGACTTTTTTAACAACAGCAACGAATTTGTGCG CGTGGAACGCGGCATCAAAGCTGGCGATTTCCTTTTCACGTACAAGTCCATTTTCCAGGACGTGCGTCGTGCCGTCGACTGGGTGCATTCCGATGGTGACCTCAAGCGTCGAACCACTCAG AACATGGCTCACTATGTGAAGAAAGACGAAAGGTTGCCAACGGTTCTCTCACGCATTCGGGAGTCCGGAGCAAAGCTCTTTATGCTCACGAACAGCGATTACACTTACACCAACGAGATCATGTCGTACCTGTTCGACTTCCCCCACGGGGCCACTCCGGAGGAACCGCACAGGGACTGGAAGAGCTACTTCGATGTGATCGTGGTAGATGCACGGAAGCCGCTCTTCTTCGACGAGGGCACCGTGCTGCGTCAGGTGGACACGAAGACGGGCGGACTAAAGATCGGCACACACATTGGGCCTCTACAACCAGGGCAGGTGTACTCAGGCGGATCATGCGAGCTGTTTACCAAGTTCATTAACGCCAAGGGCAAGGATGTGCTCTACGTAGGCGACCACATCTTCGGGGACATCCTCAAGTCGAAGAAGATCCGGGGCTGGCGCACCTTCCTCATCGTGCCGGAGCTAGTGCGGGAGCTTCACGTGTGGACGGACGAGTGCCAGCTGTTCGCGGAACTACAGAACCTCGACATCAAGCTTGGCGACCTCTACCGCGACCTCGACTCGAGTGCCAAGGAAAAGCCGGACATCTCTCAGCTGCGGACGTGCATACGGGACGTGACCCATAAGATGGACATGTCTTACGGAATGATGGGTTCGCTCTTCCGCTCCGGCTCCCGCCAGACCTTCTTTTCCAGTCAGGTGGTGCGGTACGCCGACGTATACGCCGCCACCCTGCTCAACCTCATCTATTACCCGTTCTCGTACATGTTCCGCGCTCCCGCCATGCTGCTGCCGCACGAGTCGACGGTGGCCCACGACCAGGCCCACCAGCCGCCGCCCTCGGCTCCATCCATCGAGGAGGCACCGCGCTGCACCTCCGGCAATGACATGAAGGACGCCATCAAGGATCAAGTCGCCAAGGATGCCAAGGATCTGCATCGTGCT AGCTCCATTGTCCACACACGCCCCTCGACGCCCACTGTGGTGACCCACACCCACGACGAGGACTACTCCGAAGAAGAGGAGATCCCCAGCGGCGGCGAATCATCGTCCacggaccagcagcagcagctacgcGCCGTCTCCGATGAATAG
- the LOC108161678 gene encoding cytosolic purine 5'-nucleotidase isoform X4, which translates to MPQPKQQNHSSSTISTRERTQTIGETDMDQSVLNGLAAMGLDGVASFHGHKRELGHRVFVNRSLHLENIKYYGFDMDYTLAEYKSPQYEQLGFNLVKERLVSMGYPKEILQFEYDPTFPVRGLWFDTLYGNLLKVDAYGNILVCVHGFEFIKHHQVYELYPNKFLKLDESRVYVLNTLFNLPETYLLACLTDFFNNSNEFVRVERGIKAGDFLFTYKSIFQDVRRAVDWVHSDGDLKRRTTQNMAHYVKKDERLPTVLSRIRESGAKLFMLTNSDYTYTNEIMSYLFDFPHGATPEEPHRDWKSYFDVIVVDARKPLFFDEGTVLRQVDTKTGGLKIGTHIGPLQPGQVYSGGSCELFTKFINAKGKDVLYVGDHIFGDILKSKKIRGWRTFLIVPELVRELHVWTDECQLFAELQNLDIKLGDLYRDLDSSAKEKPDISQLRTCIRDVTHKMDMSYGMMGSLFRSGSRQTFFSSQVVRYADVYAATLLNLIYYPFSYMFRAPAMLLPHESTVAHDQAHQPPPSAPSIEEAPRCTSGNDMKDAIKDQVAKDAKDLHRASSIVHTRPSTPTVVTHTHDEDYSEEEEIPSGGESSSTDQQQQLRAVSDE; encoded by the exons AGTATTCGTGAACAGATCCCTTCATCTGGAGAACATCAAGTACTATGGCTTTGACATGGACTACACACTGGCAG AGTACAAGTCTCCGCAGTACGAGCAGCTGGGCTTTAATCTGGTCAAAGAGCGCCTCGTGTCGATGGGGTATCCCAAGGAGATCCTGCAATTTGAGTACGATCCCACGTTCCCTGTGCGCGGTCTCTGGTTTGACACGCTCTATGGCAATCTGCTGAAGGTTGATGCCTACGGCAATATCTTGGTCTGTGTGCATGGCTTTGAATTCATAAAGCA CCACCAGGTATACGAGCTGTATCCCAATAAGTTTCTCAAACTGGACGAGTCGCGTGTCTATGTCCTGAACACACTCTTCAATCTGCCGGAGACCTATCTGCTCGCCTGTCTCACGGACTTTTTTAACAACAGCAACGAATTTGTGCG CGTGGAACGCGGCATCAAAGCTGGCGATTTCCTTTTCACGTACAAGTCCATTTTCCAGGACGTGCGTCGTGCCGTCGACTGGGTGCATTCCGATGGTGACCTCAAGCGTCGAACCACTCAG AACATGGCTCACTATGTGAAGAAAGACGAAAGGTTGCCAACGGTTCTCTCACGCATTCGGGAGTCCGGAGCAAAGCTCTTTATGCTCACGAACAGCGATTACACTTACACCAACGAGATCATGTCGTACCTGTTCGACTTCCCCCACGGGGCCACTCCGGAGGAACCGCACAGGGACTGGAAGAGCTACTTCGATGTGATCGTGGTAGATGCACGGAAGCCGCTCTTCTTCGACGAGGGCACCGTGCTGCGTCAGGTGGACACGAAGACGGGCGGACTAAAGATCGGCACACACATTGGGCCTCTACAACCAGGGCAGGTGTACTCAGGCGGATCATGCGAGCTGTTTACCAAGTTCATTAACGCCAAGGGCAAGGATGTGCTCTACGTAGGCGACCACATCTTCGGGGACATCCTCAAGTCGAAGAAGATCCGGGGCTGGCGCACCTTCCTCATCGTGCCGGAGCTAGTGCGGGAGCTTCACGTGTGGACGGACGAGTGCCAGCTGTTCGCGGAACTACAGAACCTCGACATCAAGCTTGGCGACCTCTACCGCGACCTCGACTCGAGTGCCAAGGAAAAGCCGGACATCTCTCAGCTGCGGACGTGCATACGGGACGTGACCCATAAGATGGACATGTCTTACGGAATGATGGGTTCGCTCTTCCGCTCCGGCTCCCGCCAGACCTTCTTTTCCAGTCAGGTGGTGCGGTACGCCGACGTATACGCCGCCACCCTGCTCAACCTCATCTATTACCCGTTCTCGTACATGTTCCGCGCTCCCGCCATGCTGCTGCCGCACGAGTCGACGGTGGCCCACGACCAGGCCCACCAGCCGCCGCCCTCGGCTCCATCCATCGAGGAGGCACCGCGCTGCACCTCCGGCAATGACATGAAGGACGCCATCAAGGATCAAGTCGCCAAGGATGCCAAGGATCTGCATCGTGCT AGCTCCATTGTCCACACACGCCCCTCGACGCCCACTGTGGTGACCCACACCCACGACGAGGACTACTCCGAAGAAGAGGAGATCCCCAGCGGCGGCGAATCATCGTCCacggaccagcagcagcagctacgcGCCGTCTCCGATGAATAG